A single genomic interval of Haloterrigena salifodinae harbors:
- a CDS encoding histidine kinase N-terminal 7TM domain-containing protein, with protein MGWMINPYSIVLLLSLAVAVGTAVAAWRSRPTAGSVPLSALMASVAFWLGTHVLEIESTAFVWKAHWADLQWVPAALIPTLVLVFALEYTGRDRWLTRRRFGLLALEPLVMIGLLALNGRTRVLWEPPIEAAVPLNVPWASPATVATAEPNLGLFVHLAYATLCLAATALIVLDVAVRSNSLHRWQGIAVLVAVAVPWASAVVASSSLEIIGTTPIGLTITGLAITFGLYRYRLLELAPIARNEVVANLEDGVLVVDADRRIIDSNPVAQRLFDRDRDALVGTPVDDVVPTVDVDAVIDATPDGDGHDGQFSLDDGAERRIYELSASPIDGRGGPLGWTLVVHDVTDRVRRERELERKNRKLDEFASVVSHDLRNPLTVSKGYLELLEEEYDPEHVRTIARSHERMEELIDDVLTLARQGQAALEPEPVALGPAARAAWETVNTGDAALTVADDRTIRADPAQFRQLLENLFRNSVEHGSTSPPSHAQEDTGRRSASSEPSVADAPEDSVEHGSTNPPSHAQEDRVEHGSASLESRPRQQVERDGGAVTVTVGALEDGFYVADTGRGFADEPDRLFEPGYTTGDGGTGLGLSIVADIVDHHGWSIAAIDADGARFEITGVEFVEATEEE; from the coding sequence ATGGGCTGGATGATCAACCCGTACAGCATCGTGCTGTTGCTGTCCCTCGCCGTCGCCGTCGGGACCGCGGTCGCAGCGTGGCGGTCGCGTCCGACCGCCGGTTCGGTCCCCCTCTCCGCGCTGATGGCGAGCGTCGCGTTCTGGCTGGGAACGCACGTCCTCGAGATCGAGTCGACGGCGTTCGTCTGGAAGGCCCACTGGGCGGACCTCCAGTGGGTCCCTGCCGCCCTCATCCCGACGCTGGTTCTCGTCTTCGCCCTCGAGTACACGGGTCGGGACCGCTGGCTCACCCGTCGCCGATTCGGGCTGTTAGCGCTCGAGCCGCTGGTCATGATCGGCCTGTTGGCGCTCAATGGTCGGACCCGCGTCCTGTGGGAGCCGCCGATCGAGGCGGCGGTCCCGCTAAACGTCCCGTGGGCCAGTCCGGCGACGGTCGCCACCGCGGAGCCGAATCTCGGACTGTTCGTCCACCTCGCGTACGCGACGCTCTGTCTCGCGGCCACCGCTCTCATCGTCCTCGACGTCGCGGTCCGGAGCAACAGCCTCCACCGCTGGCAGGGGATCGCCGTCCTCGTCGCGGTGGCGGTTCCGTGGGCGTCGGCCGTCGTCGCGAGTTCGTCCCTCGAGATCATCGGGACGACCCCGATCGGACTGACGATCACCGGGCTCGCGATCACGTTCGGCCTCTACCGCTACCGCCTGCTCGAGCTCGCGCCGATCGCGCGCAACGAGGTCGTCGCCAACCTCGAGGACGGCGTGCTCGTCGTCGACGCCGACCGGCGGATCATCGACAGCAACCCGGTCGCACAGCGGCTCTTCGACCGGGACCGCGATGCGCTCGTCGGCACCCCCGTCGACGACGTCGTTCCGACGGTCGACGTCGACGCAGTAATCGATGCAACCCCCGACGGCGACGGTCACGACGGCCAGTTCTCGCTCGACGACGGCGCTGAGCGTCGCATCTACGAGCTCTCGGCCTCGCCCATCGACGGCCGCGGCGGCCCCCTCGGCTGGACGCTCGTCGTCCACGACGTGACCGACCGCGTCCGACGAGAGCGTGAACTCGAGCGCAAGAACCGAAAGCTCGACGAGTTCGCCAGCGTGGTCAGTCACGACCTGCGCAACCCGCTGACGGTATCGAAGGGGTACCTCGAGTTACTCGAGGAGGAGTACGATCCCGAGCACGTCCGCACGATCGCCCGGTCTCACGAGCGGATGGAGGAACTGATCGACGACGTCCTCACCCTCGCCCGCCAGGGGCAGGCCGCCCTCGAGCCCGAACCGGTCGCCCTCGGGCCGGCGGCGAGGGCGGCCTGGGAGACAGTCAACACGGGCGACGCCGCGCTTACGGTCGCCGACGACCGGACGATCCGCGCCGACCCCGCGCAGTTCCGCCAGTTGCTCGAGAACCTGTTTCGCAACAGTGTCGAGCATGGCTCGACAAGTCCTCCTTCGCACGCTCAGGAGGACACCGGAAGACGCTCCGCGTCTTCCGAGCCCTCGGTCGCTGACGCTCCCGAGGACAGCGTGGAACACGGTTCGACGAACCCTCCTTCGCACGCTCAGGAGGATCGCGTGGAGCACGGCTCTGCGTCCCTCGAGTCGCGGCCTCGCCAGCAGGTCGAACGCGACGGCGGCGCCGTCACCGTCACCGTCGGCGCGCTCGAGGACGGGTTCTACGTGGCGGACACGGGTCGAGGATTCGCGGACGAACCCGACCGCCTCTTCGAGCCGGGATACACGACCGGCGACGGGGGAACGGGGCTCGGACTGTCGATCGTCGCCGACATCGTCGACCACCACGGCTGGTCGATCGCGGCGATCGACGCCGACGGCGCGCGATTCGAGATTACCGGCGTCGAGTTCGTCGAGGCGACCGAGGAGGAATGA
- a CDS encoding amphi-Trp domain-containing protein yields the protein MVDKTLSAEELTRDEVAERLRELADELEGDGPASVRTGNKTVDLRPSQSIAYELGVRERSSILRGSHETISLKMDWKPPKSSDEG from the coding sequence ATGGTGGACAAGACCCTTTCCGCCGAGGAACTCACACGCGACGAGGTCGCCGAACGACTCCGCGAACTGGCCGACGAACTCGAGGGCGACGGCCCGGCGTCGGTCCGGACGGGGAACAAGACGGTTGACCTCCGGCCGTCGCAGTCGATCGCCTACGAACTGGGCGTCCGCGAGCGGTCGTCGATCCTGCGGGGCTCGCACGAAACGATCTCCCTCAAAATGGACTGGAAGCCGCCGAAGTCGTCCGACGAGGGGTAA
- a CDS encoding NADPH:quinone reductase, whose product MRAVRLHDHGDADVLQVDDVDRPEPGEDELLLEVAAAGINPVDTYFRDGSYEPVGVPFTPGVDFAGVVAETGAGVDGFSAGDRVFGTGIGNGGFQGAYAEYATVPTDRVVHLPDDADLSEAGAAGVAAVTAWRALVDHAALDPAEYCLVHGGSGGVGHAAVQIADAVSARAITTASEEYHGTLEDLGAETVLDYGRDDLADAVLEASDGGVDAVLDHRLDDYLQFDADVAATGCRVVGIGENSPDPGFSNDGAARSKDVSYQFMSMFNTPDLRVPLRGVAHLMATDELSIELARTYDLEEAAQAQRDVMNDSFLGKLVLEP is encoded by the coding sequence ATGCGCGCTGTACGCCTTCACGACCACGGCGACGCGGACGTACTGCAGGTAGATGACGTCGACCGACCCGAGCCCGGCGAGGACGAACTGCTCCTCGAGGTGGCCGCCGCGGGGATCAACCCCGTCGACACCTACTTCCGGGACGGCTCGTACGAACCGGTCGGCGTACCCTTCACGCCGGGCGTCGACTTCGCCGGCGTCGTCGCCGAGACCGGCGCGGGCGTCGACGGCTTCTCGGCGGGCGACCGCGTCTTCGGGACCGGCATCGGCAACGGCGGCTTCCAGGGCGCCTACGCCGAGTACGCGACCGTCCCGACGGACCGGGTCGTCCACCTGCCGGACGACGCGGACCTGTCCGAGGCCGGCGCAGCGGGCGTCGCCGCCGTCACCGCCTGGCGCGCACTGGTCGACCACGCCGCGCTCGACCCCGCCGAGTACTGTCTGGTCCACGGCGGCTCCGGCGGCGTCGGCCACGCCGCGGTCCAGATCGCCGACGCGGTCAGCGCCCGGGCCATCACCACCGCTTCGGAGGAGTATCACGGGACCCTCGAGGACCTCGGCGCCGAAACGGTCCTCGACTACGGACGCGACGACCTCGCGGACGCCGTCCTCGAGGCCAGCGACGGGGGCGTCGACGCCGTGCTGGACCACCGGCTGGACGACTACCTCCAGTTCGACGCGGACGTCGCCGCGACCGGCTGTCGCGTCGTCGGAATCGGCGAGAACAGCCCCGACCCGGGCTTTTCGAATGACGGGGCCGCCCGCTCGAAGGACGTCAGCTACCAGTTCATGAGCATGTTCAACACGCCGGACCTGCGCGTCCCGCTGCGCGGCGTCGCCCACCTCATGGCGACCGACGAGCTGTCGATCGAACTCGCGCGGACGTACGACCTCGAGGAGGCCGCACAGGCCCAACGCGACGTGATGAACGATAGCTTCCTCGGGAAGTTGGTCCTCGAGCCGTAA
- a CDS encoding M14 family zinc carboxypeptidase, whose protein sequence is MTVPPSAPTRTFEWIDSAIPRYESFFTVAEHRDRDRALAAEHDHLEYDEHGESANGETLWTVTVGDGDRSALLFGAPHPNEPIGSMTIDFLLHELATNDELRASLDYEFVCLPVADPDGVRLNEGWFDGPFTLSNYAQNFYRTPPDEQVEATFPVEREGYAFDDPAPGTRALMDLIETLRPEFIYSFHNAAFGGCYYYLSEPLEPLYDALSSLPGEYDVPLHRGEPEWFAMEAFDDVVYRLPTFADQFDDVQDQDDVDPEAALLGGNAYDYATRFNEDVVELVVELPYFHDPQIQDRTELERTRADVIQDGVRKRQTLLEAMRDGADAVDEHFLRQYHLLTYLGMLVRSIDRAAMSADEDARETLAETKAALEDVFFERLEDIRTQLDYEMIPIWKLVAIQARVGLLCLDSLQDRPER, encoded by the coding sequence ATGACAGTTCCTCCGTCGGCGCCGACGCGCACGTTTGAATGGATCGACAGCGCGATCCCGCGTTACGAATCGTTCTTCACGGTGGCCGAACACCGTGACCGCGACCGGGCGCTCGCGGCCGAGCACGACCACCTCGAGTACGACGAACACGGCGAGAGCGCGAACGGCGAGACGCTGTGGACGGTCACCGTCGGCGACGGCGACCGGAGCGCGCTCCTGTTCGGTGCGCCCCACCCGAACGAACCGATTGGGTCGATGACGATCGACTTCCTGCTCCACGAACTCGCGACGAACGACGAGTTACGGGCGTCGCTCGACTACGAATTCGTCTGTCTGCCGGTCGCCGATCCAGACGGCGTTCGTCTCAACGAAGGCTGGTTCGACGGCCCGTTCACGCTCTCGAACTACGCGCAGAACTTCTACCGAACGCCGCCGGACGAGCAGGTCGAGGCCACCTTCCCGGTCGAACGCGAGGGCTACGCCTTCGACGATCCGGCGCCGGGGACGCGGGCGCTGATGGACCTGATCGAGACCCTCCGCCCGGAGTTCATCTACAGCTTCCACAACGCCGCGTTCGGCGGCTGTTACTACTATCTCTCCGAACCCCTCGAACCGCTCTACGACGCGCTCTCATCGCTCCCGGGAGAGTACGACGTTCCGCTCCACCGGGGCGAACCCGAGTGGTTCGCGATGGAGGCGTTCGACGACGTCGTCTATCGGCTCCCGACCTTCGCAGATCAGTTCGACGACGTTCAGGACCAAGATGACGTCGATCCCGAAGCGGCGCTCCTCGGCGGCAACGCCTACGATTACGCCACCCGGTTCAACGAGGATGTCGTCGAACTCGTCGTCGAACTGCCGTACTTCCACGATCCGCAGATACAGGACCGAACCGAACTCGAGCGCACTCGCGCGGACGTCATCCAGGATGGTGTGCGAAAACGGCAGACGCTCCTTGAGGCGATGCGAGACGGGGCCGATGCCGTCGACGAGCACTTCCTCAGGCAGTACCACCTGCTGACGTACCTGGGGATGCTGGTACGATCGATCGACCGCGCCGCGATGAGCGCCGACGAGGACGCTCGCGAGACGCTCGCGGAGACGAAAGCCGCGCTCGAGGACGTCTTCTTCGAGCGACTCGAGGATATTCGAACACAACTCGACTACGAGATGATCCCGATCTGGAAACTCGTCGCGATCCAGGCCCGCGTGGGCCTGCTCTGTCTGGACTCCCTACAGGACCGACCCGAGCGGTGA
- a CDS encoding UbiA family prenyltransferase, giving the protein MALARTGTGPRATAQAFLSQVHPVFMTPPVAAALFGAVLAGRIEATLAAIHAVAIFAAVYTAHVKDGYVDFHIRGEDDEHPLTERGCRVGLALSTTVFAACCVLLWALVDPTAVALTLPTWLIAYHHAPQLDTNPLTATTGYPLGIALAILGGFYVQAGTISGVAAGFALVFLVLLSGIKVIDDTQDYDYDRSIEKRTVAVAVGPDRAYALAYGLMLTALLAVLAFAVARVFPPTTALAALAFGAVALVARRADPTVATMLLVRGSYVFLAVLVTAVWFKPLAGIGFP; this is encoded by the coding sequence ATGGCCCTCGCGAGAACCGGCACGGGCCCGCGAGCGACGGCGCAAGCGTTCCTGTCACAGGTCCACCCCGTCTTCATGACGCCACCGGTCGCAGCGGCGCTGTTCGGTGCGGTCCTCGCCGGGCGGATCGAGGCGACGCTCGCGGCGATCCACGCCGTCGCGATCTTCGCCGCGGTCTACACGGCTCACGTCAAGGACGGCTACGTCGACTTCCACATTCGCGGCGAGGACGACGAGCACCCGCTGACCGAGCGAGGGTGTCGTGTAGGTCTAGCGCTTTCGACGACGGTCTTCGCCGCCTGCTGCGTGCTCCTGTGGGCGCTCGTCGATCCGACCGCGGTCGCCCTGACGCTGCCCACGTGGCTGATCGCCTACCACCACGCGCCGCAGTTGGACACGAACCCGCTTACCGCGACGACCGGCTACCCGCTCGGGATCGCCCTCGCGATCCTCGGCGGGTTCTACGTGCAGGCCGGGACGATCAGCGGCGTCGCGGCGGGGTTCGCCCTCGTCTTCCTCGTGCTCCTGTCGGGGATCAAGGTCATCGACGACACTCAGGACTACGACTACGACCGGTCGATCGAGAAGCGTACCGTCGCCGTCGCCGTCGGGCCGGACCGCGCGTACGCGCTGGCCTACGGGCTGATGCTGACGGCCTTGCTGGCCGTCCTCGCCTTCGCCGTCGCTCGCGTCTTCCCGCCGACGACGGCGCTGGCCGCGCTCGCTTTCGGCGCGGTCGCGCTCGTCGCCCGCCGCGCGGATCCGACCGTCGCCACGATGTTGCTCGTTCGGGGCTCCTACGTCTTCCTCGCCGTGCTCGTCACCGCCGTCTGGTTCAAGCCGCTCGCCGGCATCGGGTTCCCGTGA
- a CDS encoding TIGR04024 family LLM class F420-dependent oxidoreductase, which translates to MNAELDLLVRLNDYERPQDVADRAVQAEELGFDRITVGETTGWNIVPPLTLAADRTEELGISNDVISPYGRSPALLAQTALTMHDASDGRFRLGLGPSSPAITERWHGLEFDRPLRRTREAIEVIRSVYDDGNPAYEGEIFDIAGLGYEREVPENPPPIDLGTLGPTATEMAGRFSDGWAPQLFTKAGLEDRLADLERGADLADKSLDDLRVAPIVRGIASEDRETARAKARSTIAFLLGAYGPYYGDSVAEQGYADVVADIRDAWDERDTDAMAAALPDAVLDDLAPAGTPEEVREWVDEYAAIEDVDAVRIGFVNEMTEAEKETTMEAVADLV; encoded by the coding sequence GTGAACGCCGAATTGGACCTGCTGGTGCGGCTCAACGACTACGAGCGGCCGCAGGACGTCGCCGACCGCGCCGTGCAGGCCGAGGAGTTGGGCTTCGACCGCATCACGGTCGGCGAGACGACCGGCTGGAACATCGTCCCGCCGCTGACGCTGGCCGCCGACCGTACTGAGGAACTGGGCATCTCCAACGACGTCATCTCGCCGTACGGGCGCTCGCCGGCGCTGCTCGCCCAGACGGCGCTGACGATGCACGACGCCTCCGACGGCCGATTCCGCCTCGGCCTCGGCCCGAGTTCGCCCGCGATCACCGAACGCTGGCACGGCCTCGAGTTCGACCGGCCGCTCCGGCGCACGCGCGAGGCCATCGAGGTGATTCGGTCGGTCTACGACGACGGCAATCCCGCCTACGAGGGCGAAATCTTCGACATCGCCGGGCTCGGTTACGAGCGCGAGGTGCCCGAGAACCCGCCGCCGATCGACCTCGGGACGCTCGGTCCGACGGCCACCGAGATGGCCGGCCGCTTCAGCGACGGTTGGGCGCCCCAACTCTTTACGAAAGCAGGCCTTGAGGACCGGCTGGCGGATCTCGAGCGAGGGGCTGACCTCGCGGACAAGAGCCTCGACGACCTGCGCGTGGCTCCCATCGTCCGCGGGATCGCCAGCGAGGACCGCGAAACCGCGCGGGCGAAGGCGCGATCGACGATCGCGTTCCTGCTCGGCGCCTACGGTCCCTACTACGGCGATTCGGTCGCCGAGCAAGGGTACGCCGACGTCGTCGCGGACATTCGAGACGCCTGGGACGAGCGAGACACGGACGCGATGGCCGCGGCCCTCCCTGACGCGGTGCTTGACGACCTCGCCCCTGCGGGGACGCCCGAGGAGGTCCGGGAGTGGGTCGACGAGTACGCGGCCATTGAGGACGTCGACGCGGTTCGGATCGGCTTCGTCAACGAGATGACCGAGGCCGAAAAGGAGACGACGATGGAAGCGGTCGCCGATCTCGTTTGA
- a CDS encoding FAD-binding oxidoreductase, producing MTHDCSFLEDLDLADDQVSFAEGRRDSHATDFGTEQSGGVFPDAVVYPERTADVSAVLEAATERGVPVTPYAAGTGLEGNAVPAHGGISLDLTRMDDIVDYRPDDFQIDVGPGIIGSAVDEHVAPDGLFFPPLPSSGDISTIGGMIATDASGMQTVRYGEVADWVLGLEAVLADGTVVETGSRASKTSSGYNLTDLLVGSEGTLAVVTEATLQLSGRPEQIRGGRAIFETLEDAAEAISEAVRTEVDVAKIELVDGLSARMANRYLGGDLPDAPMVFLEFHANHGIETEIDLCRTIFEGYGVRQFEVSADETAMADLWEARRELAYAMRNYEPELRPLHPGDVTVPISSYPEIVREVKRLADERDLLVPCYGHAGDGNLHYSPLVDPADPDQLERGERVYREVVERAIEIGGTATGEHGIGQGKRKYLEPEHGAGAVDAMRSIKHALDPTGTLNPGKLFPETEDGEGVRRP from the coding sequence ATGACACACGACTGCTCGTTCCTCGAGGATCTCGACCTCGCGGACGATCAGGTCTCGTTCGCAGAGGGACGCCGAGACTCGCACGCGACCGATTTCGGCACCGAGCAGAGCGGCGGCGTGTTCCCGGACGCGGTCGTCTACCCCGAGCGCACGGCTGATGTCTCAGCCGTCCTCGAGGCCGCGACCGAGCGCGGCGTTCCCGTCACGCCCTACGCGGCCGGCACGGGACTCGAAGGTAACGCTGTCCCGGCCCATGGCGGGATCAGCCTCGATCTGACGCGGATGGACGATATCGTCGACTACCGGCCCGACGACTTTCAGATCGACGTCGGACCCGGGATCATCGGCTCGGCCGTCGACGAGCATGTCGCACCGGACGGTCTCTTCTTCCCGCCGCTGCCCTCCTCGGGTGACATCTCCACGATCGGCGGGATGATCGCAACCGACGCCAGCGGGATGCAGACGGTCAGGTACGGCGAGGTCGCCGACTGGGTGCTCGGCCTCGAGGCCGTCCTCGCTGACGGCACCGTCGTCGAGACCGGGTCGCGGGCGAGCAAGACCTCGAGCGGCTACAACCTGACCGACCTGCTCGTTGGCAGCGAGGGGACGCTGGCGGTGGTCACCGAAGCCACCCTCCAGTTGTCGGGCCGGCCGGAACAGATCCGCGGCGGACGGGCCATCTTCGAGACGCTCGAGGACGCGGCCGAGGCCATCTCCGAGGCGGTGCGCACCGAGGTCGACGTCGCCAAGATCGAACTCGTCGACGGGCTGAGCGCCCGGATGGCAAACCGCTACCTCGGCGGCGACCTCCCCGACGCGCCGATGGTCTTCCTCGAGTTCCACGCTAACCACGGGATCGAGACGGAGATCGACCTCTGCCGGACGATCTTCGAGGGCTACGGCGTCCGCCAGTTCGAAGTGAGCGCCGACGAGACAGCGATGGCCGATCTCTGGGAGGCCCGCCGGGAGCTGGCGTACGCCATGCGGAACTACGAACCGGAGCTCCGGCCGCTCCACCCCGGCGACGTGACGGTGCCGATCAGTTCCTACCCAGAGATCGTCCGCGAGGTCAAACGGCTCGCCGACGAGCGCGACCTCCTCGTCCCCTGTTACGGGCACGCGGGGGACGGCAACCTCCACTACAGTCCCCTCGTCGATCCGGCCGATCCCGACCAACTCGAGCGGGGCGAACGGGTCTACCGCGAGGTCGTCGAGCGGGCGATCGAAATAGGCGGGACCGCGACCGGCGAACACGGCATCGGTCAGGGAAAACGGAAGTACCTCGAGCCGGAACACGGCGCTGGCGCCGTCGACGCCATGCGGTCGATCAAACACGCGCTCGATCCGACGGGGACGCTGAATCCGGGCAAACTCTTCCCGGAAACCGAAGACGGTGAGGGCGTGCGGCGGCCGTAG
- a CDS encoding type 1 glutamine amidotransferase domain-containing protein: MVDIDVDGSELEDVTVAVFLAQEGTEEVEFVEPKDLVTDAGATVDVVGSKTGEGQTVNNDLEESESYEIEKSFDEVSADDYDAVIVPGGTVGADTLRTHDEGVDLLRQHVEAGKPTAVICHGPWTLVEADVVDGKQLTSYHSLQTDVRNAGGEWADEEVVVDDGLITSRNPDDLEAFCETILEGFGE; encoded by the coding sequence ATGGTAGATATCGACGTCGACGGCAGCGAACTCGAGGACGTAACGGTCGCCGTATTCCTCGCACAGGAAGGCACCGAGGAGGTAGAGTTCGTCGAACCGAAGGACCTCGTCACGGACGCCGGCGCGACGGTCGACGTCGTCGGCAGCAAGACCGGCGAGGGACAGACGGTCAATAACGACTTAGAAGAGAGCGAGAGCTACGAGATCGAGAAGAGCTTCGACGAGGTCTCTGCGGACGACTACGACGCGGTGATCGTCCCCGGCGGCACCGTCGGAGCGGACACCCTCAGGACCCACGACGAGGGCGTCGACCTGCTCCGCCAGCACGTCGAGGCCGGCAAGCCGACGGCCGTCATCTGTCACGGCCCGTGGACGCTCGTCGAGGCGGACGTCGTCGACGGCAAGCAACTAACGTCCTACCACAGCCTCCAGACCGACGTCCGCAACGCCGGCGGCGAGTGGGCCGACGAGGAGGTCGTCGTCGACGACGGCCTGATCACGAGTCGGAACCCGGACGACCTCGAGGCCTTCTGCGAGACGATCCTCGAGGGGTTCGGCGAGTAG
- a CDS encoding thiamine pyrophosphate-binding protein → MTEGYTGADLFTDALESYGVDYVFGNPGTTELPIVEAIGESDLEYRLGLHEDIAVGMAGGYAQRRRYHAHHDDSITPVGVANLHIAPGLAHGLGNLYAAKVAGAPLVVTAGNHSTDFRHEEPILSGRLADMARQFCKWSDEVLDVAALPTMLRRAFRVAMTPPTGPVFLALPLDVTMAETDAEPERLGPIPNAGSGDPAQLERAADLLAEADDPALVVGDHVARSGADAVAAAVELAEATGARVHGEILSCEVDFPTDHDQWVSYLPTSEDAAATLMDTDTICFAGVSTNTTLTRHEEALVDPDTTCIHLSDDAWEVGKNQPADAAVVGDPGLVMQELTERVQGKLSDDVVADRLESVAEVKELVAAKMSDYGEGDGEDDPRASKAELVDAMERVAGDAAIVDEGVTSKYAMLTRWEFAPEQYISNKGGGLGYGLPAAVGAAVAEAQRDDPRDVVGFIGDGSYQYYPHSIYSAARYDLDLTVVISDNRNYRILKDNTLHLMGGEEEDYEFVGMDFDPGVDLVQNAESHGASAELVETPDEIDGTLADALARDGPDVLDVLVHD, encoded by the coding sequence ATGACAGAGGGGTATACCGGAGCCGATCTCTTCACGGACGCGCTCGAGTCCTACGGCGTCGACTACGTCTTCGGGAATCCGGGAACGACGGAGTTGCCGATCGTGGAAGCGATCGGCGAGAGCGACCTCGAGTACCGGCTCGGGCTCCACGAGGACATCGCGGTCGGGATGGCCGGCGGCTACGCCCAGCGGCGTCGGTACCACGCCCACCACGACGACTCGATCACGCCGGTCGGCGTGGCGAACCTCCACATTGCGCCCGGACTGGCTCACGGACTGGGGAACCTCTACGCGGCCAAGGTTGCCGGCGCGCCGCTGGTCGTCACCGCGGGTAACCACAGCACCGACTTCCGCCACGAGGAGCCGATCCTCTCGGGTCGACTCGCCGACATGGCTCGCCAGTTCTGCAAGTGGTCCGACGAGGTGCTCGACGTCGCCGCGCTACCGACGATGCTGCGACGGGCGTTCCGGGTCGCGATGACGCCCCCGACCGGGCCGGTCTTCCTCGCGTTACCGCTCGACGTCACGATGGCCGAGACCGACGCCGAGCCCGAGCGGCTGGGCCCGATCCCGAACGCGGGCAGCGGCGACCCCGCACAGCTCGAGCGGGCCGCCGACCTGCTGGCCGAGGCCGACGATCCGGCGTTGGTCGTCGGCGACCACGTCGCCCGCTCGGGCGCCGACGCCGTCGCCGCGGCGGTCGAACTTGCCGAGGCGACCGGCGCCCGCGTCCACGGCGAGATCCTCTCCTGCGAGGTCGACTTCCCGACCGACCACGACCAGTGGGTTTCCTACCTGCCGACCAGCGAGGACGCCGCCGCGACGTTGATGGACACCGACACGATCTGCTTCGCCGGCGTGTCGACGAACACGACGCTGACACGCCATGAGGAGGCGCTGGTCGATCCCGACACGACCTGCATCCACCTCAGCGACGACGCCTGGGAGGTCGGGAAGAACCAGCCCGCCGACGCGGCCGTCGTCGGCGACCCCGGACTGGTTATGCAGGAACTGACCGAGCGCGTGCAGGGCAAACTCTCCGACGACGTCGTGGCCGACCGCCTCGAGTCGGTCGCCGAGGTGAAGGAACTGGTCGCGGCCAAGATGTCGGACTACGGCGAGGGCGACGGCGAGGACGACCCGCGCGCTTCGAAGGCCGAACTGGTCGACGCGATGGAACGCGTCGCGGGCGACGCCGCCATCGTCGACGAGGGCGTCACCTCGAAGTACGCCATGCTGACGCGGTGGGAGTTCGCGCCCGAGCAGTACATCTCGAACAAGGGCGGCGGCCTCGGCTACGGGCTCCCGGCGGCGGTCGGCGCGGCCGTCGCGGAGGCCCAGCGGGACGACCCCCGCGACGTGGTCGGCTTCATCGGCGACGGCTCCTACCAGTACTACCCCCACTCGATCTACAGCGCCGCCCGCTACGATCTGGACCTGACGGTCGTCATCTCGGACAACCGCAACTACCGCATCCTCAAGGACAACACCCTCCACCTCATGGGCGGCGAGGAAGAGGACTACGAGTTCGTCGGCATGGACTTCGATCCCGGCGTCGACCTCGTGCAAAACGCCGAGAGCCACGGTGCCAGCGCCGAACTCGTCGAAACTCCCGACGAAATCGACGGGACGCTCGCGGACGCGCTGGCCCGGGACGGCCCAGACGTCCTCGACGTGTTGGTCCACGACTGA
- a CDS encoding YbjQ family protein, with the protein MDEITITTTDSLEGREIVEYRGIVSGEAIIGANVVSDIAAGIRDIVGGRSGSYEKKIATGREEATADIRAEAEELGADAVVGASFDYEEMGEGMLWVNISGTAVTTRRE; encoded by the coding sequence ATGGACGAGATCACCATCACAACGACGGATAGTCTCGAGGGCCGAGAGATCGTCGAGTACCGCGGCATCGTCTCGGGCGAGGCGATCATCGGCGCGAACGTCGTCAGCGACATCGCCGCCGGCATTCGCGATATCGTCGGCGGGCGCAGCGGCTCCTACGAGAAGAAAATCGCGACGGGCCGCGAGGAGGCGACGGCCGACATCCGCGCGGAGGCCGAAGAACTCGGCGCCGACGCCGTCGTCGGCGCGTCATTCGACTACGAGGAGATGGGAGAGGGAATGCTGTGGGTCAATATCTCCGGGACTGCGGTGACGACGCGTCGCGAGTAG
- a CDS encoding DUF7344 domain-containing protein has product MIPSSNSPSASPDVDDFSGEDVDTVMGLLADQRRRTLLRSLERADGTATLSEIAEAIATEARTPDPGAISDLAGVSSRDVREVRISLHHLHVPKLAAAGAIDYDSETETLTLRERGRTLLDRQEAVCGPLR; this is encoded by the coding sequence ATGATTCCGTCCAGCAATTCTCCGTCCGCGAGCCCCGATGTCGACGATTTCAGCGGCGAGGACGTCGATACGGTGATGGGTCTGTTGGCCGATCAGCGGCGACGGACCCTGTTGCGCTCCCTTGAGCGCGCCGACGGCACCGCGACGCTGTCCGAGATCGCGGAAGCGATCGCGACCGAGGCGCGGACCCCCGACCCGGGAGCGATTTCGGACCTCGCCGGCGTCTCCTCGCGGGACGTACGGGAGGTTCGCATCTCGCTGCACCACCTTCACGTCCCGAAGTTGGCCGCCGCGGGCGCGATCGACTACGATTCGGAGACGGAGACGCTCACCCTCCGCGAGCGCGGTCGCACGCTGCTGGACCGGCAGGAGGCCGTCTGCGGACCGCTCCGATAA